Proteins encoded by one window of Candidatus Methylomirabilis sp.:
- the egtD gene encoding L-histidine N(alpha)-methyltransferase, with the protein MDDERYICIALRNAQDTLADDIRQALTAPRKWLPCKYFYDPAGNALFEQICELPEYYLTRAETAILNSHAATIIERCPSDLTLVELGSGSSTKSRYLIESCLARQQDLTYYAVDISPTGLENGTRQLLDNYARLRVVGVAAEFADGLGYLTTHASGPRLVAFLGSTIGNFTEEEIAWFFTMLRCHLRPMDRLLLGVDLIKDLAVLEAAYDDAQGVTAQFNLNILVRLNRELSADFDLAAFQHRAVWNHERSRIEMNLVSMRNQRVRIADLNLDIDFRQGETIHTENCYKYSKSGMESLLTRHGFQILGRFTDPRDQFCLFLAS; encoded by the coding sequence CAGGCGCTGACCGCTCCCAGGAAGTGGCTTCCCTGCAAGTACTTCTACGATCCCGCCGGGAACGCCCTATTCGAGCAGATCTGTGAGCTGCCCGAGTACTACCTGACGCGGGCGGAGACCGCTATTCTCAACAGCCATGCCGCGACAATCATCGAACGCTGCCCCTCGGACCTCACGCTGGTCGAACTGGGCAGCGGCAGTTCCACGAAGAGCCGATATCTGATCGAGTCATGCCTGGCTCGGCAGCAGGATCTCACCTACTATGCGGTTGATATCTCACCCACTGGATTGGAGAATGGAACGCGACAGCTATTGGACAACTACGCGCGTCTGAGGGTTGTGGGGGTGGCGGCCGAATTTGCCGATGGGCTTGGCTATCTTACCACACACGCAAGCGGACCTCGATTGGTCGCGTTTCTGGGATCCACCATCGGCAACTTCACGGAAGAAGAGATCGCCTGGTTTTTCACGATGCTCCGTTGCCATCTTCGCCCAATGGACCGGCTCCTGCTTGGCGTTGACCTGATCAAAGACCTTGCCGTCCTGGAAGCGGCCTACGATGATGCCCAGGGCGTGACCGCACAGTTTAATCTCAACATTCTGGTACGACTCAACCGGGAGTTGTCCGCCGATTTCGATTTGGCCGCATTTCAGCATCGGGCGGTATGGAATCACGAACGCAGCCGAATAGAGATGAACCTGGTCAGTATGCGCAATCAACGCGTCAGAATCGCCGACCTGAACCTTGACATCGATTTTCGCCAGGGCGAAACGATCCACACAGAAAACTGCTACAAGTACTCCAAGTCGGGAATGGAATCGCTGCTTACGCGCCACGGATTTCAGATTCTTGGTCGTTTTACCGATCCTCGGGATCAATTTTGTCTTTTCCTGGCCTCTTGA